A genome region from Natranaeroarchaeum sulfidigenes includes the following:
- a CDS encoding lipoate--protein ligase family protein, with amino-acid sequence MTELSGRTWRSIPEQCLSGPMAMALDEIAARTAVEDGVRTVRVYTWDPATLSLGYGQDSGSVDWDYCRREGIDVTRRQTGGGGIYHDTFGDISYSIVAPAEEVPGDLMETYELLCEPIFDAFERMDVSAAFADRKYPEIHRPACYLRAIDPAHDILVDGQKISGNAQYRQRDAVIQHGSLSFDLTPERHLGVFSNPDTTHEQFSDRVTGIREHADISRETAVDCLEAALREWADADDGEWSESELEDATALVDRKYGSDMWVHDRVDPEET; translated from the coding sequence ATGACCGAGCTCAGCGGGCGGACGTGGCGTTCGATCCCGGAACAATGCCTGTCCGGCCCGATGGCAATGGCGCTCGACGAAATCGCGGCCAGGACAGCAGTCGAAGACGGCGTACGGACGGTCCGAGTGTATACGTGGGACCCAGCGACGCTGTCACTCGGCTATGGACAGGATTCAGGTTCAGTTGACTGGGACTACTGCCGCCGGGAGGGGATCGACGTGACGCGAAGACAGACCGGCGGCGGAGGGATCTACCACGACACGTTCGGTGACATCTCCTACTCGATCGTCGCCCCCGCCGAGGAGGTACCGGGCGACCTGATGGAGACGTACGAACTCCTCTGCGAACCGATTTTCGATGCGTTCGAGCGCATGGACGTCTCCGCCGCGTTTGCTGACCGGAAGTACCCCGAAATACATCGACCAGCCTGCTATCTCCGGGCGATCGATCCGGCCCACGATATTCTCGTCGATGGCCAGAAGATCAGCGGCAACGCCCAGTATCGACAGCGCGACGCAGTCATCCAGCACGGTTCGCTCTCGTTTGATCTGACGCCCGAGCGCCATCTCGGCGTCTTCTCGAACCCCGATACCACGCATGAACAGTTTAGCGACCGGGTTACTGGGATCCGCGAACACGCCGACATCTCGCGGGAGACGGCAGTCGATTGCCTCGAAGCCGCGCTCCGTGAGTGGGCAGATGCAGACGATGGTGAGTGGTCGGAATCGGAGCTGGAAGACGCGACGGCCCTCGTCGATCGGAAGTATGGCTCCGATATGTGGGTTCACGACCGGGTCGATCCTGAAGAGACGTAG
- a CDS encoding DUF7285 family protein, with product MPRWSLSDDRGQAEPIPALVAVAAVCLGVSLYAGYAADALPGTSDRAVEETTLDTVWTELGEDGLYDPSADVLDTLSRETLPDGYHVRVTISVEDTRGDRRVVDRVRIDAHGDGDPGSPSEDARTASRSIPVVDEDLPGEIDVGTLSVEVWQ from the coding sequence GTGCCACGCTGGTCGCTGTCTGATGATCGCGGACAGGCGGAGCCGATCCCGGCGCTCGTTGCGGTCGCTGCCGTCTGCCTCGGCGTGAGCCTGTACGCGGGCTACGCCGCCGACGCCCTCCCGGGCACGAGCGACCGGGCCGTCGAGGAGACCACCCTCGATACGGTCTGGACTGAACTCGGCGAGGATGGGCTCTACGACCCGAGCGCCGACGTGTTGGACACGCTCTCCCGCGAGACGCTGCCGGACGGCTATCACGTCCGTGTCACCATCTCGGTCGAGGACACACGGGGTGACCGGCGCGTCGTCGATCGCGTGCGGATCGATGCACACGGCGACGGCGATCCCGGTTCACCCTCGGAGGACGCCCGGACCGCGAGCCGGTCGATTCCTGTGGTCGACGAGGACCTACCGGGCGAGATCGATGTCGGCACGCTCAGCGTGGAGGTCTGGCAGTGA
- a CDS encoding GNAT family N-acetyltransferase, whose amino-acid sequence MASSDPVSFEHRDRQRIYEFVERHGTVDPQTVRSELFPSDSRGFRHHISILRRDGVLAQTENGDLRVAVRAGGETRVTEEGVECTIRPARQEDLAGIVGLIKSVAAPGIHIVAETVAREIDRDEALLRHNDVESRMFFVATVDEEVIGWVHLSAPEIAKLRHTAELTLGVLEEYRDQGIGNHLLKRGLDWAATHEYEKVYQSIPASNQAAIDFLENNGWEVEAIREGHYKIDGEYIDEVMLGIEL is encoded by the coding sequence ATGGCTTCATCCGATCCAGTGTCGTTCGAACATCGGGACAGACAGCGAATCTACGAGTTCGTCGAACGACACGGAACCGTCGATCCGCAGACGGTACGCTCGGAGCTGTTTCCGTCGGATAGTCGAGGATTCCGTCACCACATTTCCATCCTCCGGCGCGACGGCGTGTTAGCACAGACCGAAAACGGTGATCTGCGCGTCGCTGTCAGGGCGGGCGGGGAAACACGGGTGACCGAAGAAGGTGTCGAGTGTACCATCAGACCGGCACGTCAGGAAGACCTCGCCGGTATCGTCGGCCTGATCAAATCCGTTGCAGCGCCAGGCATTCATATCGTTGCGGAAACCGTTGCCCGGGAAATCGATCGGGACGAGGCATTGCTTCGGCACAATGATGTCGAATCGCGGATGTTCTTCGTCGCGACCGTCGATGAGGAGGTCATCGGCTGGGTCCATCTCAGTGCCCCCGAAATCGCCAAGCTGCGACACACAGCGGAGTTAACGCTTGGCGTACTCGAAGAGTATCGCGATCAGGGGATCGGAAATCATCTGCTAAAACGTGGACTAGACTGGGCTGCAACCCACGAGTACGAAAAGGTCTATCAGAGTATCCCTGCGAGCAACCAGGCAGCGATCGACTTCCTGGAAAACAACGGCTGGGAAGTGGAAGCGATCAGGGAGGGGCACTACAAGATCGACGGTGAGTACATCGACGAAGTGATGCTCGGAATCGAACTGTGA
- a CDS encoding GNAT family N-acetyltransferase, with protein MHSSQRLEFEHSDREAIYSYVERSGSIDRDEAQKELLPHDPGGFRHHVAILKRNGYLEEAEDGTLSVAIEVNGAEEFSGDEFSFEVRPANQSDLSGIVGAIRQVVQQGRYIVAESVAQELDHQDVLLRQNELESRMFFVATVNDEVVGWVHVHSPELEKLSHTAELTVGVIDEYRGNGLGSHLLERGLEWAASNGYEKVYQSVPATNDAAAEFLEQHGWGTEAIRRDHYRIDGEYVDELMMAIEI; from the coding sequence ATGCACAGCTCACAGCGCCTGGAGTTCGAACATTCGGACCGAGAAGCGATCTACTCCTACGTCGAACGATCGGGAAGCATCGATAGAGATGAGGCCCAAAAGGAGCTGCTCCCCCACGACCCGGGCGGCTTTCGGCACCACGTTGCAATCCTCAAGCGAAACGGCTACCTCGAGGAGGCCGAGGACGGGACGCTTTCTGTCGCAATCGAGGTGAACGGTGCCGAGGAGTTCAGCGGCGATGAGTTCAGCTTCGAGGTTCGGCCAGCAAACCAGAGCGATCTCTCCGGTATCGTCGGCGCGATCAGGCAGGTAGTCCAGCAGGGACGATATATCGTCGCCGAGTCGGTTGCCCAAGAGCTCGACCATCAGGACGTGTTGCTCAGGCAAAACGAACTGGAGTCACGGATGTTCTTCGTCGCAACGGTCAACGACGAGGTCGTCGGCTGGGTCCATGTCCACTCACCCGAACTGGAGAAACTGAGTCACACAGCCGAGCTTACCGTCGGTGTGATCGACGAATACCGGGGGAACGGTCTCGGCAGCCACCTCCTGGAACGAGGGCTCGAATGGGCGGCCTCAAACGGGTACGAGAAGGTATATCAGAGCGTCCCTGCGACCAACGATGCTGCCGCGGAGTTCCTCGAACAGCACGGCTGGGGGACCGAGGCGATCCGGCGCGATCACTACCGGATCGACGGCGAGTACGTCGACGAGTTGATGATGGCGATCGAGATCTGA
- a CDS encoding cupredoxin domain-containing protein, whose amino-acid sequence MTLCTRRAVLAIVSVGGIAGLSGCSGDEDAETGEQENADGEKEESTDDDVDDTRGDGEPTELDIPEPVDWTDESQATIEVGPGGETVFEPDAVRVETGTTLRWIWLDEGHTVSPTHLPDGGKFEGHEKVEEAGFEIEFLPETPGEYRYVCEEHEEMVGYLVVE is encoded by the coding sequence ATGACCCTGTGTACTCGTCGGGCGGTTCTTGCGATTGTGTCGGTGGGCGGTATAGCCGGGTTGTCGGGGTGTTCGGGCGACGAGGACGCCGAAACCGGAGAGCAGGAAAACGCCGACGGTGAAAAGGAAGAGTCCACGGACGACGATGTGGACGACACTCGCGGGGACGGAGAACCGACCGAGTTAGATATCCCGGAGCCGGTCGACTGGACGGACGAGTCACAGGCTACAATCGAGGTCGGGCCGGGCGGGGAGACGGTGTTCGAACCCGATGCGGTCCGGGTCGAGACCGGGACGACGCTCCGATGGATCTGGCTGGACGAGGGGCACACGGTCAGTCCCACACACCTGCCGGATGGGGGCAAATTCGAGGGGCATGAGAAGGTCGAGGAGGCTGGGTTCGAGATCGAGTTCCTCCCCGAGACGCCGGGTGAGTACCGGTACGTCTGCGAGGAACACGAGGAGATGGTCGGCTACCTCGTGGTCGAGTAG
- a CDS encoding DUF7284 family protein, whose protein sequence is MTRNRRGVSTVVDVTLCLALVSAAVVTIALVAETDTGDPEPDRAERTAELLGATTTSVEYSMSPVRVDDEFDADPIDTESAYERTDHGPVAGLLASAAVTNTEIGGAQLSRGGEEYEAGLDGAVSETTTEIDGNANVTAVWVPYEGSSIRGEAMAGSDPPLDAEVSSATMTVSSGIDQPTESELREAYEEDYVTFVEVVSAVVVEGFFPPEATQLALERQGIERQLAAYRYERMVGSLDGIEEYDIDEETGRSDADAVAANDELAAVLADEIVAEELSDALGDELDTSAETNHSDAERVARATDELLSTGEVRIVVRTWDP, encoded by the coding sequence GTGACCAGAAACCGGCGCGGGGTCAGTACTGTTGTCGACGTTACGCTCTGTCTGGCGCTGGTCAGCGCTGCGGTGGTGACGATCGCACTCGTAGCTGAAACGGACACTGGTGACCCAGAACCGGATCGGGCCGAACGAACAGCCGAACTGCTGGGCGCGACGACCACCTCGGTGGAGTACTCGATGTCGCCGGTACGGGTCGACGACGAGTTTGACGCCGATCCGATCGACACCGAGAGCGCATACGAGCGCACCGATCACGGTCCTGTCGCCGGATTGCTAGCGTCGGCCGCAGTGACGAACACAGAGATCGGCGGGGCGCAGCTCTCCCGTGGTGGCGAGGAGTACGAGGCGGGTCTCGACGGAGCCGTGTCCGAAACGACCACTGAGATCGACGGGAACGCAAACGTCACTGCGGTCTGGGTTCCCTACGAGGGGTCTTCGATCCGCGGTGAGGCGATGGCTGGCTCGGATCCGCCCTTGGACGCCGAGGTCAGCAGCGCCACGATGACCGTCTCCTCAGGGATCGACCAGCCGACAGAATCCGAGTTACGTGAAGCCTACGAAGAAGACTACGTTACGTTCGTCGAGGTTGTCTCGGCAGTGGTCGTCGAGGGATTCTTCCCACCCGAAGCGACACAGCTCGCGCTCGAACGTCAGGGTATCGAACGCCAACTCGCCGCGTACCGCTACGAACGGATGGTCGGGTCGCTCGACGGTATCGAGGAGTACGATATCGACGAGGAGACGGGGCGGTCGGATGCAGATGCGGTAGCGGCAAACGACGAGCTCGCGGCCGTGCTTGCCGACGAAATCGTCGCCGAGGAACTTTCGGATGCGCTCGGCGACGAGCTCGATACGTCGGCCGAGACGAATCACAGCGACGCTGAACGCGTGGCACGGGCAACCGACGAGCTACTCTCCACGGGCGAGGTTCGGATCGTCGTCAGGACGTGGGATCCATGA
- a CDS encoding DUF7283 family protein, producing MDTEAPVDAWYVWLGVAAVSIGLAGLALCLPSTPAPDATAAANTIEETAASPHETTGQYDHDATEARIGEHRLWLRTDGTESTARIAFGQMVPVCEDEQLRAILDGEEPLAVYDHNADSDAWAAFHADVEDARDRAEDQKWQPAEGTVRVRAIDYPAPGGEERATLVAV from the coding sequence ATGGATACCGAAGCACCGGTCGATGCCTGGTATGTCTGGCTCGGCGTCGCGGCGGTCAGCATCGGACTCGCTGGACTGGCGCTTTGCCTCCCTTCGACGCCCGCGCCGGACGCTACCGCGGCGGCGAACACGATCGAGGAGACGGCAGCCAGCCCCCACGAGACGACGGGCCAGTACGACCACGATGCGACCGAGGCGCGGATCGGCGAACACCGCCTCTGGCTCCGGACCGACGGAACGGAGAGCACGGCTCGAATCGCGTTCGGACAGATGGTCCCAGTGTGCGAAGACGAGCAACTGCGGGCCATCCTCGACGGTGAAGAGCCGCTGGCTGTCTACGACCACAACGCCGACAGCGACGCGTGGGCAGCTTTCCACGCGGACGTTGAGGACGCGCGCGACCGGGCGGAAGATCAGAAGTGGCAACCAGCAGAGGGAACGGTACGAGTCCGGGCGATTGACTACCCTGCTCCCGGGGGTGAAGAGCGTGCCACGCTGGTCGCTGTCTGA
- a CDS encoding M48 family metallopeptidase codes for MRPSMLDRVHLSLWLRMAAACGLFALVLLPVLLAGALVATLFVGLFAWTFGTWGLSLVEGVLGAVGTSETVIDVATALVLGGYALVGLYLLVRLRRRVSDHARSFVDDLEATAAIRDIETTTVRDLGETIEIASGKVIDVTELEHRVARLAQQADVPPPDVEITRSWTPTAVTVGYRTADSTVVFSTGLLDAVEGDELDAVIAHELSHVKHRDTALMTGLSVATAMAGRIVAQLGVHVLIVAGLVALAVCKWCVAVVARCRERAADDGAVAITGDPAALASALESLDRELDIRPAADLRESDSAAALSILPPPWEERGRFDRLRRFVRRRLYGTHPSTEERIERVLEKY; via the coding sequence ATGCGACCCTCCATGCTCGATCGCGTCCACCTCAGTCTCTGGCTCCGCATGGCCGCCGCCTGCGGGCTGTTCGCTCTGGTGCTCCTCCCCGTGTTGCTCGCCGGTGCGCTGGTCGCCACCCTGTTCGTCGGGCTCTTCGCCTGGACGTTCGGCACGTGGGGACTCTCCCTCGTGGAGGGGGTTCTCGGTGCGGTCGGCACGTCAGAAACGGTCATCGACGTCGCAACCGCGCTCGTCCTCGGCGGCTACGCGCTCGTCGGCCTGTACCTGCTCGTCCGACTCCGCCGGAGAGTGTCGGATCACGCCCGCTCGTTCGTCGACGATCTCGAAGCCACCGCGGCGATCCGGGACATCGAGACGACCACGGTGCGCGATCTCGGAGAGACCATCGAGATCGCATCGGGGAAAGTGATCGACGTCACCGAACTTGAACACCGGGTTGCCCGCCTCGCCCAGCAGGCGGACGTTCCGCCGCCCGATGTCGAGATAACACGCAGTTGGACGCCGACCGCGGTTACCGTCGGCTATCGGACCGCTGACTCGACGGTCGTGTTCTCGACCGGATTGCTGGACGCGGTCGAGGGTGACGAACTCGACGCGGTCATCGCTCACGAACTCTCCCACGTCAAGCACCGGGACACCGCACTCATGACCGGCCTCTCGGTGGCGACGGCGATGGCTGGGCGCATCGTTGCACAGCTCGGTGTCCACGTCCTGATCGTCGCCGGACTCGTCGCGCTCGCGGTCTGCAAGTGGTGTGTCGCCGTCGTTGCGCGCTGTCGCGAGCGGGCAGCCGACGACGGCGCGGTGGCGATCACTGGCGATCCGGCCGCGCTCGCGAGCGCTCTCGAATCGCTGGACCGCGAGCTGGATATCCGCCCGGCGGCCGATCTCAGGGAGAGCGACTCCGCCGCCGCGCTCTCGATTTTGCCCCCACCGTGGGAGGAACGTGGACGGTTCGACCGGCTCAGACGGTTCGTCCGACGTCGACTCTACGGGACGCATCCCTCGACGGAAGAACGGATCGAGCGCGTCCTCGAAAAGTACTGA
- a CDS encoding deoxyribonuclease IV: MQVGAHVSVAGGVDNAVERELDVGGNCGQIFTTSPQVWQHPDIGDDEAAAFREGTAAKLDGPWVIHSSYLVNLCTPKDDLRRKSIESMQAEVDAADALDIDYVNVHLGAHTGAGVDGGLDNAASALDELDIPEGVTVLIESDAGSGTKLGGEFEHLAEVIDRSEQELDVCLDTAHAFAAGYDLSTEEGVNETIAEFDDVVGLDHLKCIHLNDSKHECGTNKDEHAHIGEGLIGEKGMRTLINHDDLADVPLVLETPNEDGKGFAWNIDRVQELRD, encoded by the coding sequence ATGCAAGTAGGAGCACACGTTTCAGTAGCTGGCGGCGTCGATAACGCCGTCGAACGAGAGCTGGATGTCGGTGGGAACTGTGGACAGATCTTCACGACCTCTCCACAGGTCTGGCAGCACCCTGATATCGGCGACGACGAAGCGGCAGCGTTCCGCGAGGGAACGGCTGCAAAGCTCGACGGGCCGTGGGTCATCCACTCGTCGTATCTGGTCAACCTCTGTACGCCGAAAGACGACCTGCGGCGAAAGTCGATCGAGAGTATGCAGGCAGAGGTCGACGCGGCCGATGCGCTGGATATCGACTACGTCAACGTTCATCTGGGCGCACATACCGGAGCGGGCGTCGACGGGGGGCTCGACAACGCGGCGAGCGCGCTCGATGAACTGGATATCCCCGAGGGCGTTACCGTCCTGATCGAAAGCGACGCCGGGAGTGGCACGAAACTCGGCGGGGAGTTCGAACACCTCGCGGAGGTGATCGACCGGAGCGAGCAGGAACTGGACGTCTGCCTCGATACCGCCCATGCCTTTGCGGCGGGATACGATCTCTCGACGGAAGAGGGTGTCAACGAAACGATTGCTGAATTCGACGACGTGGTCGGGCTCGACCACCTCAAGTGCATCCACCTGAACGACTCGAAGCACGAATGTGGGACGAACAAGGACGAACACGCCCACATCGGCGAAGGGCTGATCGGCGAGAAGGGGATGCGGACACTGATCAACCACGATGACCTCGCGGACGTGCCGCTCGTGCTGGAGACGCCCAACGAGGACGGCAAGGGTTTCGCGTGGAACATCGATCGCGTACAGGAACTGCGAGACTAG
- a CDS encoding DUF7286 family protein, giving the protein MSERRSVSIRVDERARVPFAMIGVLLLVSSIGVVATLETRPEPTVDDDSAVALDRTVAASQTAVRAAAVDATENAARSPVTQPDPNSTVGAAIADREDDPLDAYLALLIYLETEQRLEHTGQDLGGETSTTASLPSVEPTTESVEAALDRVEIATPSEHGVENGTLRVSVEDVAFEAEQGGTTVADRQEDLTVTIASTLHELHEHTAEYESRLNTGIFDEGASYDGFGRRLAARLYPVSYLKIAHKYRNPDDFENVTPNDHTEVLANHAAFSVQESTFGTTDPHGERTMRGAWACMGADIGEELLDTDQSADDSYDAEQLCEDLEYVYGDHEGELPDAPTLTELAEDEIVDSEFTEETVELPVDELADLAYFDVVGEEFDWDEEDPMTDEAFEDIEEVDSEDTPDSLDTLIDTASGEIPGVVDSVYRASVRAEDEIETSGDLPSAEPPDRVAEGNWTEVYDDRKTIVNSSDTTVNSRTLWRDDTTQSRPLYSYEITLTNEYEQTRTWERKVEAANGTDGNTTYGTDGNATTNRTESVTSTDRSTKRFEVVVEIDGRHSHGAAVDAAGYDPEIEYAFRSGGSTRPGPDRQRVGNFEAVPESAVEEVFNTGADPETVVDRLEQRVQPDEVFDSEQLVSMLDYEDDSWLDVTVEPDDDDALEAWLEAETDDVRRDVKAEVGPLEVERHELITADNSPIKGYVDELRQAQDDIVFEGEPDGYENAPAKARAELRLAYIESLIDAIEAVGDSHEDLRDGIEDNIADQLGEDATAVNNVLDTSLGIGQDALNGDIEENAGALDSSPLTEEMGFDVRGAPTYLSIEPVERDEVAAVRPAGAAPLDTAGTTHAPMTARYGNWIGYPGIPVIPFPSFWYASFSVWDVEVSGEYARFEVSAADGAPDSPAGTTYIREDRSVHLELDGERTRIGSVEPIRFDSRTVIVGVVPGGSPGVGDTGSFFNCTGAWDNTGPGVDFDENEGDCNGTPGTDQARDGK; this is encoded by the coding sequence ATGAGTGAGCGACGGTCCGTGTCGATCCGCGTCGACGAGCGCGCACGCGTTCCCTTCGCGATGATCGGCGTCCTGTTGCTGGTCAGTAGCATCGGGGTCGTCGCCACGCTGGAAACGAGACCCGAGCCGACGGTCGACGACGATTCAGCGGTCGCGCTCGATCGGACTGTCGCGGCGTCACAGACAGCTGTTCGGGCCGCTGCCGTCGATGCCACGGAAAACGCGGCACGATCGCCGGTGACGCAACCGGACCCGAACAGCACTGTCGGTGCAGCGATCGCAGACCGGGAGGACGACCCCCTTGATGCCTATCTTGCGCTCCTGATCTATCTGGAGACCGAACAGCGACTGGAGCATACCGGGCAGGACCTCGGCGGCGAGACGAGTACCACTGCATCGCTCCCATCGGTCGAACCGACAACCGAAAGCGTGGAGGCCGCACTCGACCGTGTCGAGATAGCGACACCGAGCGAACACGGGGTCGAGAACGGAACACTACGCGTCTCCGTCGAAGACGTCGCTTTCGAGGCGGAGCAGGGTGGAACGACAGTTGCGGACCGCCAGGAGGATCTGACTGTGACGATCGCTTCGACACTGCACGAACTCCACGAGCACACGGCGGAGTACGAATCTCGATTGAATACCGGTATTTTCGACGAGGGAGCGAGCTACGATGGGTTCGGCCGCCGGCTCGCGGCGCGGCTCTATCCGGTGTCCTATCTCAAGATCGCACACAAGTACCGGAACCCCGACGACTTCGAGAACGTCACGCCGAACGACCACACCGAGGTTCTGGCCAATCATGCGGCGTTCTCGGTACAGGAATCGACGTTCGGGACGACCGACCCGCACGGCGAACGAACGATGCGCGGTGCGTGGGCGTGTATGGGTGCCGACATCGGCGAGGAGTTGCTTGACACCGACCAGAGTGCGGATGACAGCTACGATGCCGAACAGCTCTGTGAGGATCTGGAATACGTCTACGGCGACCACGAAGGAGAGCTTCCTGATGCGCCCACGCTAACCGAGCTTGCGGAAGACGAAATCGTCGATTCGGAGTTCACCGAGGAGACGGTCGAACTCCCGGTAGACGAGTTAGCAGATCTCGCATACTTCGACGTAGTCGGTGAGGAGTTCGACTGGGATGAGGAGGATCCAATGACCGACGAGGCCTTCGAGGATATCGAGGAAGTTGACTCGGAGGACACGCCGGACTCCCTTGATACGTTGATTGATACCGCGAGCGGAGAGATACCGGGAGTCGTCGACTCGGTGTACAGAGCGTCGGTGCGTGCCGAGGACGAGATCGAAACGAGCGGTGATCTACCGAGTGCCGAGCCACCGGACCGTGTCGCGGAGGGGAACTGGACCGAGGTGTACGACGATCGCAAGACGATCGTCAACAGTAGCGATACGACGGTAAATAGCCGGACCCTCTGGCGTGATGATACGACACAGAGTCGTCCGTTGTACAGCTACGAGATCACACTCACAAATGAGTACGAACAGACGCGTACATGGGAACGGAAAGTCGAGGCGGCGAACGGAACGGATGGGAACACCACGTATGGAACAGACGGGAACGCCACGACGAACCGAACCGAATCAGTCACGAGTACGGACCGCTCGACGAAGCGGTTCGAGGTGGTAGTCGAGATCGACGGGCGACATAGCCACGGGGCGGCGGTCGACGCCGCAGGGTACGATCCGGAGATCGAATACGCGTTTCGTTCCGGCGGGTCGACACGACCAGGTCCCGATCGTCAACGTGTCGGGAATTTCGAGGCCGTGCCTGAGAGTGCGGTCGAAGAGGTGTTCAACACGGGCGCCGACCCGGAGACAGTCGTCGATCGGCTCGAACAGCGGGTTCAACCAGATGAGGTGTTCGACAGTGAGCAACTGGTTTCGATGCTCGATTACGAGGACGACAGCTGGCTCGATGTTACGGTAGAGCCGGACGATGACGATGCCCTCGAAGCGTGGCTGGAAGCCGAAACGGATGACGTGCGCAGAGATGTCAAAGCGGAGGTCGGCCCGCTCGAAGTCGAACGCCACGAACTGATCACGGCGGACAATAGCCCGATCAAAGGGTACGTCGACGAACTCCGCCAGGCCCAGGACGATATCGTGTTCGAGGGCGAACCGGACGGCTACGAGAACGCACCCGCGAAGGCACGGGCCGAACTGCGTCTGGCATATATCGAGAGTCTGATCGACGCAATCGAGGCAGTGGGCGATAGCCACGAGGACCTTCGGGATGGAATAGAAGACAACATCGCTGATCAACTCGGTGAGGACGCGACCGCGGTGAACAACGTCCTCGACACGTCGCTGGGTATTGGGCAAGACGCCCTGAACGGCGATATCGAGGAGAACGCTGGCGCGCTCGATAGCTCGCCGCTGACCGAGGAGATGGGATTCGATGTTCGTGGTGCACCGACGTACCTCTCGATCGAACCGGTCGAACGCGACGAGGTCGCTGCCGTCCGACCCGCCGGTGCGGCCCCACTCGATACAGCGGGGACGACACACGCACCGATGACGGCGCGCTACGGAAACTGGATCGGCTATCCGGGTATCCCGGTGATTCCGTTCCCGAGTTTCTGGTACGCTTCGTTCAGCGTCTGGGATGTCGAGGTGAGCGGCGAGTACGCCCGGTTCGAGGTCAGTGCGGCCGACGGTGCCCCCGATTCCCCGGCCGGGACGACGTACATCCGGGAGGACAGGAGCGTTCACCTGGAGCTTGACGGCGAGCGTACACGGATCGGAAGTGTCGAGCCGATACGGTTCGATAGCCGAACCGTGATCGTCGGCGTCGTTCCGGGTGGATCGCCCGGTGTCGGCGATACTGGTTCCTTCTTCAACTGCACGGGGGCGTGGGATAATACCGGCCCAGGCGTTGATTTTGATGAGAACGAAGGCGACTGCAACGGAACGCCAGGGACGGATCAAGCAAGAGACGGGAAGTGA